One window of Candidatus Methylomirabilota bacterium genomic DNA carries:
- a CDS encoding hydantoinase/oxoprolinase family protein, with product MHWVGVDVGGTFTDVAVYDESTGALAVGKSPTTAADPVRGVLNALAKLSVPLPATGRVVHGTTIGTNAILERKGATVWMLTTRGFRDTLEIARTNRTVLYDIRARKPPALVERHRILEVGERLAFDGAVIQPLVEDEVRNAVAEIREAADGDGAGAVVVGFLHAYANPAHERAAARHAASLLPGWFVCTSEEVLPEFREYERFSTAALNAYIGPRVGGYLSRLGGALTARGYAGRLFITTSSGGIMTAEVAARFPVHTVLSGPAGGVAAAVHLGRLTGHDNLITYDMGGTSTDVCLVEGLEPTLTTEQHIAGLPNRTPQIEINSIGAGGGSVAWLDAGGALRVGPRSAGADPGPACYGRGGTEPTITDANLVLGRVSAEAPLAGEVALDLTRAQQALATLRGRMAGLADEAALAEGIVRIAVTRMVGAIKEISIAKGHDPRDFTLVAYGGAGPMHAAFIAEELEMTRVVVPPAPGNFSAFGSLISDLRRDYVRTRLMATREADFADVERLFEALEEEARRELVGDGIPPESITTVRALGMRYVGQSWELLVRVPAGAETMGALEAAFHAAHERRYGHASAGPAEIVNFRLTAIGAVPKPPARRWRSATPATPASRVVHFDGTPVLVAVHERVRLATDATVIGPAIVEEMGGTTVIPPGWAGAVGAWGELVLQRRSV from the coding sequence ATGCACTGGGTCGGTGTCGATGTCGGCGGTACGTTCACCGACGTCGCGGTCTACGACGAGTCCACGGGGGCGCTGGCGGTCGGCAAGTCGCCGACCACGGCCGCGGATCCCGTGCGGGGGGTGCTGAACGCGCTGGCCAAGCTGAGCGTGCCCTTGCCGGCCACCGGCCGCGTGGTGCACGGCACGACGATCGGGACCAATGCCATCCTCGAACGCAAGGGCGCCACCGTGTGGATGCTCACCACCCGGGGCTTCCGGGACACGCTGGAGATCGCCCGCACCAATCGCACCGTGCTCTACGACATCCGGGCCCGCAAGCCCCCCGCGCTGGTGGAGCGCCATCGCATCCTCGAGGTGGGCGAGCGCCTGGCGTTCGACGGCGCGGTCATCCAGCCGCTGGTGGAGGACGAGGTCCGTAACGCCGTCGCCGAGATTCGCGAGGCCGCCGACGGCGACGGGGCCGGCGCGGTGGTGGTCGGATTCCTTCACGCCTACGCCAACCCGGCCCACGAGCGCGCGGCCGCGCGCCACGCCGCGTCGCTGCTGCCCGGGTGGTTCGTCTGCACGTCGGAGGAAGTGCTGCCGGAGTTCCGGGAGTACGAGCGGTTCAGCACGGCCGCCCTCAACGCCTACATCGGTCCCCGGGTGGGCGGCTACCTCAGCCGGCTGGGCGGCGCGCTGACCGCGCGCGGGTACGCCGGCCGGCTGTTCATCACCACCTCCAGCGGCGGGATCATGACCGCCGAGGTGGCCGCGCGGTTCCCCGTCCACACCGTGCTGTCCGGACCCGCGGGTGGCGTGGCCGCCGCCGTCCACCTGGGGCGGCTCACCGGACACGACAATCTGATCACCTACGACATGGGCGGCACCAGCACCGACGTGTGTCTGGTGGAGGGCCTGGAGCCCACCCTCACCACCGAGCAGCACATCGCGGGACTGCCGAACCGGACGCCGCAGATCGAGATCAATTCGATCGGCGCCGGCGGGGGCAGCGTGGCCTGGCTGGACGCGGGCGGTGCGCTCCGGGTGGGGCCGCGCAGCGCGGGCGCCGACCCGGGCCCCGCGTGTTACGGCCGCGGCGGCACCGAGCCGACCATCACCGACGCCAACCTCGTGCTCGGCCGCGTCTCCGCCGAGGCGCCGCTCGCCGGCGAGGTCGCCCTGGACCTCACGCGCGCACAGCAGGCGCTGGCGACGCTGCGGGGCCGGATGGCCGGCCTGGCCGACGAGGCCGCGCTGGCCGAGGGCATCGTGCGCATCGCGGTGACCCGGATGGTCGGCGCCATCAAGGAGATCTCCATCGCCAAGGGCCACGACCCGCGCGACTTCACGCTGGTGGCTTACGGCGGCGCCGGGCCCATGCACGCGGCGTTCATCGCCGAGGAGCTCGAGATGACCCGTGTCGTGGTACCGCCGGCCCCCGGCAACTTCTCCGCGTTCGGCTCCCTGATCTCGGACCTGCGGCGGGATTACGTCCGCACCCGCCTGATGGCGACGCGGGAAGCTGACTTCGCCGACGTCGAGCGGCTGTTCGAGGCCCTGGAGGAGGAGGCCCGCCGCGAGCTGGTCGGCGACGGCATCCCGCCCGAAAGCATCACGACGGTTCGCGCGCTCGGCATGCGCTACGTCGGGCAGTCCTGGGAGCTGCTGGTGCGCGTGCCGGCGGGGGCCGAGACGATGGGGGCGCTGGAGGCGGCATTCCACGCCGCCCACGAGCGGCGGTACGGTCACGCCAGCGCGGGGCCGGCCGAGATCGTGAACTTCCGCCTCACCGCCATCGGCGCGGTCCCCAAGCCGCCCGCCCGGCGCTGGCGGAGCGCGACCCCGGCGACACCCGCCAGCCGCGTCGTCCACTTCGATGGGACGCCGGTGCTGGTCGCCGTGCACGAGCGTGTCCGGCTGGCGACCGACGCGACCGTGATCGGGCCGGCGATCGTCGAGGAGATGGGCGGGACGACGGTGATCCCGCCCGGCTGGGCCGGGGCAGTGGGCGCCTGGGGCGAGCTCGTCCTGCAACGGAGGAGCGTGTGA
- a CDS encoding hydantoinase B/oxoprolinase family protein: MTATVDPITLEVVCEGLIAIVREMRATVIRASYSPVIWDMDDFSCALFDAQGQMVAQSEDHPGHVLPMPWSVRCALEDFQGDLRPGDVILLNDAYRGGTHLNDVTMLYPLFDGGELIIFPAVRAHWSDVGGSAPGSYSGLNTNIYQEGVRIPPIKIIEEGRLNRAAMALLLNNMRLPEDRRGDFHASLGACRIAEGRIRKLLGKHGRKTVLDCIALNLDRSERRLRAKIAALPDGQYVYEDYLEFYPEGRFDPVLMRLTLTVRGDEIVADFAGSNPQVPGVVNSTLATTGAGVLVAVKAALDPDGPINHGTFRPIRLLAPEASIVDVKLDAPAGAHGEVRKRAVSVMLGALAQLIPDLVSGDLCGTSFPNAIGGWDERRRRDYVYYEAPSGGNGAWREEDGASAWGNIDFGNVRTIQSAEALESGMPLRVERSELRCDSGGEGATRGGLGLRRELRLLHGDARYSVLSDRAVVPPFGVGGAGSAAPVKVSAQRDGREIEFPTPGKVTGYALQAGDVVVMQSAGGGGFGDPLARDPERVRRDVRGGYVSPTRAREGYGVVLTPGGDVDAAATAAQRARLAAARRRVPVAADERDPYQGQRGRHRVLRVSPQLGRSLGLAATDLVELLGRHPAPLRAWVRLDDGAPDDALPLDALGRRILGVASGDAVELRRLSMPPIPGGLVGD, encoded by the coding sequence GTGACAGCGACCGTCGATCCCATCACCCTGGAAGTCGTCTGCGAGGGGCTCATCGCCATCGTGCGCGAGATGCGGGCCACCGTCATCCGGGCTTCGTACTCGCCGGTCATCTGGGACATGGACGACTTCTCGTGCGCGCTCTTCGACGCCCAGGGCCAGATGGTGGCGCAGTCCGAGGACCATCCGGGCCACGTGCTGCCCATGCCGTGGTCGGTGCGCTGCGCGCTGGAGGATTTCCAGGGCGACCTGCGGCCGGGCGACGTGATCTTACTGAACGACGCCTACCGCGGCGGCACCCATCTCAACGACGTCACGATGCTCTACCCGCTGTTCGACGGCGGCGAGCTCATCATCTTCCCGGCCGTCCGCGCCCACTGGTCCGACGTGGGGGGCAGCGCGCCCGGCAGCTACTCGGGGCTCAACACCAACATCTATCAGGAGGGCGTGCGCATCCCGCCCATCAAGATCATCGAGGAGGGCCGGCTCAACCGCGCGGCCATGGCCCTGCTGCTCAACAACATGCGGCTGCCCGAGGACCGCCGGGGAGACTTCCACGCCTCGCTGGGAGCCTGCCGGATCGCCGAGGGCCGGATCCGGAAGCTCCTCGGCAAGCACGGCCGCAAGACAGTCCTCGACTGCATCGCGCTCAACCTGGACCGCTCCGAGCGCCGACTGCGCGCGAAGATCGCCGCCCTGCCGGACGGCCAGTACGTCTACGAGGACTATCTCGAGTTCTACCCGGAGGGCCGATTCGATCCGGTGCTGATGCGGCTCACCCTCACCGTGCGCGGCGACGAGATCGTGGCCGACTTCGCCGGCTCCAATCCCCAGGTGCCCGGTGTGGTGAACTCCACGCTGGCCACGACGGGCGCCGGCGTGCTGGTGGCCGTCAAAGCCGCGCTGGACCCCGACGGCCCCATCAATCACGGCACCTTCCGGCCCATCCGCCTCCTGGCCCCGGAGGCCTCGATCGTGGACGTGAAGCTCGACGCCCCGGCCGGCGCTCACGGCGAGGTTCGCAAGCGCGCCGTCTCGGTGATGCTGGGTGCGCTGGCCCAGCTCATCCCCGACCTGGTCAGCGGCGACCTCTGCGGGACCTCGTTCCCGAACGCGATCGGGGGGTGGGACGAGCGTCGCCGGCGCGACTACGTCTATTACGAAGCGCCGTCCGGTGGCAACGGCGCCTGGCGCGAGGAGGACGGCGCCAGCGCGTGGGGCAACATCGATTTCGGCAACGTGCGCACGATCCAGTCGGCCGAGGCGCTGGAGAGCGGCATGCCGCTGCGCGTGGAGCGCAGCGAGCTGCGCTGCGACTCCGGCGGTGAGGGCGCCACCCGAGGCGGGCTCGGGCTCCGGCGCGAGCTGCGCCTGCTGCACGGCGACGCCCGCTACTCCGTGCTGAGCGACCGCGCCGTGGTGCCGCCGTTCGGCGTGGGCGGCGCCGGCAGCGCGGCGCCGGTGAAGGTCTCTGCGCAGCGCGACGGCCGGGAGATCGAGTTCCCCACACCCGGCAAGGTCACCGGGTACGCGCTGCAGGCCGGCGACGTGGTCGTCATGCAGTCGGCTGGGGGCGGCGGCTTCGGCGACCCGCTCGCGCGCGATCCCGAGCGGGTGCGGCGTGACGTCCGCGGCGGCTACGTTTCCCCCACGCGGGCCCGGGAGGGCTACGGGGTCGTGCTCACGCCCGGGGGTGACGTGGACGCCGCCGCCACCGCCGCCCAGCGCGCGCGGCTGGCCGCCGCCCGGCGCCGTGTCCCCGTCGCCGCCGACGAGCGCGACCCCTACCAGGGCCAGCGGGGCCGCCACCGGGTGCTGCGCGTGTCGCCCCAACTCGGTCGGAGCCTCGGCCTGGCCGCGACCGACCTGGTGGAGCTGCTGGGCAGACACCCGGCCCCGCTCCGGGCCTGGGTGCGACTCGATGACGGTGCGCCCGACGATGCGCTCCCGCTCGACGCGCTCGGCCGCCGCATCCTGGGCGTCGCGTCCGGGGACGCCGTGGAGCTCCGCCGGCTAAGTATGCCGCCGATTCCCGGCGGGCTCGTCGGCGACTGA
- a CDS encoding alkaline phosphatase family protein, with the protein MARSPRHRVLMIAVDAGELSFIRASLPHLPTFRRLLEEGALLPLRSSAEHISASVWPTMYTGQSVGDHGISMHIQWDPDRMRMRRISSAWVYNEPFWYDLARAGRGVTVLDVPFTFENRLPQAVEVTNWGSHDLMGAFQTNPPDLRQEIRRRFGRHPMGYEIPVSKDTRQLAAMRRECVEGAESKGRLARWLRDTTDWDFYLAVFGECHRAGHILWRDHDEPHAHVPPGALLDVYRAVDRGVGTALEGADLETATVVVFALHGMGANFSQEHFVRRTMDRVNASFRHEGPAREDPPGRQRGLIRALRESIPAPLQHAIARSVPVQVRDWVVGREVTGGLDWTRTPGFALRSDLFSFVRLNVAGRERLGTLQAGSDTYRRYVEHVTRSFLGLRTVGTDRPVIRDIAVAPDIFSGARQQLLPDLILRWAEEKPATELRSPELGLIRAAPDSGRTGEHRPGGFALVLGRGVKEGGLPPLAHNRDFPRFVSHLLGVRTGS; encoded by the coding sequence ATGGCCCGCTCGCCCCGACACCGTGTCTTGATGATCGCCGTCGACGCCGGCGAGCTGTCCTTCATCCGCGCCTCACTTCCCCACCTGCCGACCTTCCGCCGCCTCCTGGAGGAAGGCGCGCTCTTGCCGCTGCGGTCGAGCGCCGAGCACATCAGCGCCTCGGTGTGGCCCACCATGTACACGGGCCAGTCGGTGGGTGATCACGGGATCAGCATGCATATCCAGTGGGACCCCGACCGCATGCGCATGCGTCGGATCTCGTCCGCCTGGGTCTACAACGAACCCTTCTGGTACGACCTGGCCCGGGCCGGGCGCGGCGTGACGGTGCTCGACGTCCCCTTCACGTTCGAGAACCGCCTGCCCCAGGCTGTCGAGGTCACCAACTGGGGCTCGCACGACCTCATGGGCGCGTTCCAGACCAACCCACCGGATCTGCGACAGGAGATCCGGCGGCGCTTCGGCCGGCATCCCATGGGGTATGAGATCCCGGTGAGCAAGGACACGCGGCAGCTCGCCGCCATGCGGCGCGAGTGCGTCGAGGGCGCCGAGAGCAAGGGACGGCTGGCCCGCTGGCTCCGGGACACGACCGACTGGGATTTCTATCTCGCCGTCTTCGGGGAATGTCATCGGGCGGGGCACATCCTCTGGCGGGACCACGACGAGCCGCATGCCCACGTGCCGCCGGGCGCCCTCCTGGACGTCTATCGGGCCGTCGATCGGGGAGTGGGCACAGCCCTGGAAGGCGCCGACCTCGAGACGGCCACGGTGGTAGTGTTCGCTCTGCACGGCATGGGCGCGAACTTTTCCCAGGAGCATTTCGTGCGCCGGACGATGGATCGCGTCAACGCGAGCTTCCGTCACGAGGGGCCGGCCCGAGAGGATCCACCCGGTCGGCAACGAGGGCTGATCCGGGCGCTGCGCGAGTCGATCCCCGCTCCGCTGCAGCACGCCATCGCCCGCTCCGTCCCTGTCCAGGTCCGGGACTGGGTGGTCGGGCGCGAGGTGACGGGCGGGCTCGACTGGACGCGGACGCCGGGTTTCGCCCTGCGCTCGGACCTCTTCAGCTTCGTGCGCCTCAACGTCGCCGGACGTGAGCGGCTGGGGACCCTGCAGGCCGGCAGTGACACCTACCGCCGGTACGTCGAGCACGTCACGAGGAGCTTCCTCGGCCTGCGCACCGTGGGCACCGACCGGCCCGTCATTCGCGACATCGCCGTGGCCCCGGATATCTTCTCCGGCGCCCGCCAGCAGCTCCTTCCCGATCTCATCCTGCGCTGGGCCGAGGAGAAGCCCGCGACCGAGCTCCGCTCCCCCGAGCTCGGGCTCATCCGGGCGGCGCCCGACTCCGGGCGAACCGGGGAACATCGGCCCGGCGGCTTTGCCCTGGTGCTCGGGCGCGGGGTGAAAGAGGGTGGGCTGCCGCCCCTCGCCCACAATCGCGACTTCCCGCGCTTCGTGTCGCACCTGCTCGGGGTGCGCACAGGATCGTGA
- a CDS encoding Gfo/Idh/MocA family oxidoreductase — translation MAPPLAELRLGLVGFGKLVREYYLPALGRLAGTRVVAVADPLAESRRAAERRLHDAAIFTEHRAMLERGAIDALLVASPPATHLDVWSDALARGLPAFVEKPLLLSGQLPHLAVVEAPRVMVDFNRRFWPTYRQVRDLVQRGVLGSPVDLDFVLQLDVDRWCSVTRHRLDAQQGGLLHDLGCHAIDLALDVIGEEPKRVVALTSSQRWPDDQVRLRLDFPSGSSATCQLGYGDRTRERLVVRGPAKTARLAEPNTVLQVDAAGARRNPLVAWALDAASLGYRGLRRSQSMGQASIREALAAFVHSLRTGSPFAPGFADGLRNARWVGAAMRSAAGGGRAQTP, via the coding sequence ATGGCTCCGCCCCTCGCGGAGCTGCGGTTGGGCCTGGTCGGCTTCGGCAAGCTCGTGCGAGAGTACTACCTGCCCGCCCTGGGCCGGCTCGCTGGCACCCGCGTGGTCGCCGTCGCCGATCCCCTCGCCGAGAGCCGCCGCGCCGCCGAACGACGCCTGCACGACGCGGCCATCTTCACCGAGCACCGGGCGATGCTCGAGCGCGGCGCCATCGACGCGCTCCTGGTGGCATCGCCGCCGGCGACGCACCTCGACGTCTGGAGCGACGCCCTGGCCCGCGGGTTGCCGGCGTTCGTGGAGAAGCCGCTCTTGCTGTCCGGGCAGCTGCCCCACCTGGCCGTCGTCGAGGCGCCTCGCGTCATGGTCGATTTCAACCGGCGGTTCTGGCCGACCTACCGGCAGGTGCGCGACCTGGTGCAACGAGGCGTTCTCGGATCCCCCGTCGACCTCGACTTCGTCCTGCAGCTCGATGTCGACCGGTGGTGCAGCGTCACACGACACCGCCTCGACGCTCAGCAGGGCGGCCTGCTGCACGATCTGGGCTGTCACGCCATCGACCTCGCCCTGGATGTGATCGGCGAGGAGCCCAAGCGCGTGGTCGCCCTGACGTCCAGCCAGCGCTGGCCGGACGATCAGGTCCGGCTCCGTCTGGACTTTCCGAGCGGGTCGTCCGCGACGTGCCAGCTCGGCTACGGGGATCGGACACGCGAGCGGCTCGTGGTGCGCGGACCTGCGAAGACCGCCCGGCTCGCCGAGCCCAACACGGTGCTCCAGGTCGACGCGGCGGGCGCGCGGCGGAATCCGCTCGTCGCGTGGGCGCTGGACGCCGCCAGCCTCGGCTACAGGGGTCTCAGGCGTTCGCAGTCGATGGGGCAGGCGAGCATCCGGGAAGCGCTCGCCGCATTCGTCCATTCGCTCCGGACCGGTTCGCCGTTCGCCCCGGGATTCGCCGACGGTCTCCGCAACGCCCGGTGGGTGGGCGCGGCGATGCGGTCGGCGGCGGGTGGTGGACGCGCCCAGACGCCATGA
- a CDS encoding SLC13 family permease produces MSTTAIARDAPARVLTLGVVLGGFALALVFLPQLFAGLPLPGQRALIVTFITILLWASELLEPGVTALLSVTLLALTGAAGSARDALQGFANPVPYFLVGVLTMGVAVVRSGLAERLARTILRSARGRSLAVFLQLLLAFPVLTFVLPSATTRSGILIHIYDEVFTLAAVPRGAEVAKAVMLALSSINRLASTALLTGGITPVMSAAIIGGMSWTGWFTLMAVPYYTILLLGGVLTWLLYRRGFARGLPAPAGERRRLTGAEWRTIAVILGASALWLTDAVHHLDPALPALLAFVALLVPRFGPLVWADLERGVGWANVFVIGASISLAHVLVTSGAAGWLARLLVGGLPALGERPLVTVVLLMLGATALRAIVPNISGFLALALPIAMSVGREAGLNPLVCALVVMMTGDTVVYYAAQSTSALVIYERGHVSAGEILKFGIWMTLVGWVAILLVALPYWALIGEPLIGR; encoded by the coding sequence GTGAGCACGACGGCGATCGCCCGGGACGCTCCGGCCAGGGTGCTGACGCTCGGTGTGGTGCTGGGCGGGTTCGCCCTGGCCCTGGTGTTCCTGCCGCAGCTCTTCGCTGGCCTGCCGTTGCCGGGTCAGCGGGCCCTCATCGTCACGTTCATCACCATCCTGCTGTGGGCCTCGGAGCTGCTGGAGCCTGGGGTGACCGCGCTGCTCAGCGTGACGCTGCTGGCCCTGACGGGCGCCGCCGGCAGCGCGCGCGACGCCCTGCAGGGCTTCGCCAACCCGGTGCCCTACTTCCTGGTCGGCGTGCTGACCATGGGCGTGGCCGTCGTGCGCAGCGGCCTGGCCGAGCGACTGGCCCGCACGATCTTGAGATCGGCGCGGGGGCGCAGCCTGGCCGTCTTCCTGCAGCTCCTGCTGGCGTTTCCGGTGCTCACGTTCGTGCTCCCCTCGGCCACGACGCGTTCGGGCATCCTCATTCATATCTACGACGAGGTCTTCACGCTGGCGGCCGTCCCTCGCGGCGCCGAAGTCGCCAAGGCCGTGATGCTGGCCCTGTCGTCGATCAATCGTCTGGCCTCCACCGCGCTGCTCACCGGCGGCATCACGCCCGTCATGAGCGCGGCCATCATCGGCGGCATGTCGTGGACGGGCTGGTTCACGCTGATGGCCGTCCCGTACTACACGATTCTGCTGCTGGGCGGCGTGTTGACCTGGCTGCTGTATCGCCGCGGCTTCGCGCGCGGCTTACCGGCCCCGGCCGGCGAGCGCCGGCGCCTCACCGGCGCCGAGTGGCGCACGATCGCCGTCATCCTGGGCGCCTCCGCGCTGTGGCTCACCGACGCCGTGCACCATCTCGACCCCGCGCTGCCCGCCCTGCTCGCCTTCGTGGCGCTGCTCGTCCCTCGCTTCGGCCCGCTCGTGTGGGCCGACCTCGAGCGGGGCGTGGGCTGGGCCAATGTCTTCGTCATCGGCGCGTCGATCTCGCTGGCCCACGTGCTGGTCACCAGCGGCGCCGCCGGCTGGCTGGCCCGGCTGCTCGTGGGCGGCCTCCCCGCGCTGGGCGAGCGGCCGCTCGTCACCGTCGTCCTTTTGATGCTGGGCGCCACTGCGTTGCGGGCGATCGTGCCCAACATCTCGGGCTTCCTGGCCCTCGCCCTGCCGATCGCGATGTCGGTGGGCCGCGAGGCCGGGCTCAACCCGCTGGTCTGCGCGCTGGTGGTGATGATGACGGGGGACACCGTCGTTTACTACGCCGCCCAGAGCACCTCGGCCCTGGTCATCTACGAGCGGGGCCACGTCTCCGCCGGCGAGATCCTCAAGTTCGGCATCTGGATGACGCTGGTGGGCTGGGTGGCGATCCTGCTCGTGGCCCTGCCGTACTGGGCGCTGATCGGCGAGCCGCTGATCGGCCGCTGA
- a CDS encoding ion transporter, which translates to MPARAPGRPPAPGWRRRLHEIIFEADTPAGRAFDVALLVAILLSVLAVLLESMAELRQDYGGVLRTVEWTFTGLFTIEYALRLVSVTRPVRYAFSFFGLVDLLAILPTYLALAVPAAQSLMVIRAIRLLRVFRILKLARFLEDADLLIRALTASRRKITLFLGGLVTLALIMGTLMYLIEGEEHGFTSIPRSMYWAVVTMTTVGYGDIVPQTTLGRILAAAVMILGYSIIAVPTGIVSVELARVSRPVSTQACPACGRQGHDVDARHCKHCGAAL; encoded by the coding sequence ATGCCAGCCCGCGCGCCCGGGCGGCCGCCGGCGCCCGGCTGGAGGCGGCGGCTCCACGAGATCATCTTCGAGGCCGATACGCCGGCCGGCCGCGCGTTCGACGTGGCCCTGCTGGTCGCCATCCTTCTCAGCGTCCTCGCAGTGCTGCTAGAGAGCATGGCCGAGCTCCGTCAGGACTACGGCGGGGTGCTGCGGACGGTGGAGTGGACGTTCACCGGCCTGTTCACCATCGAGTACGCGCTGCGTCTGGTCTCGGTCACCCGGCCGGTGCGCTACGCGTTCAGCTTCTTCGGCCTTGTGGACCTGCTCGCCATCCTGCCCACGTACCTGGCCCTGGCGGTCCCGGCGGCCCAGTCGCTCATGGTGATCCGGGCCATCCGCCTGCTGCGCGTGTTCCGCATTCTCAAGTTGGCCCGGTTCCTCGAGGACGCCGACCTGCTGATCCGGGCCCTGACCGCGAGCCGCCGGAAGATCACCCTCTTCCTCGGCGGCCTCGTCACCCTCGCCCTCATCATGGGGACGCTCATGTATCTGATCGAGGGCGAAGAGCACGGCTTCACGAGCATCCCGCGGAGCATGTACTGGGCCGTGGTGACGATGACGACGGTGGGCTACGGTGACATCGTGCCGCAGACGACGCTCGGACGGATCCTCGCCGCGGCGGTCATGATCCTCGGCTACAGCATCATCGCGGTGCCGACCGGCATCGTGTCCGTGGAGCTGGCCCGGGTGAGCCGTCCCGTGTCCACACAGGCCTGCCCGGCCTGCGGCCGCCAGGGCCACGACGTCGACGCCCGGCATTGCAAGCACTGCGGCGCGGCGCTGTGA
- a CDS encoding aldo/keto reductase yields MNDRISRRQAIGIVSRGILTLSGVLAARPSPVASAAPAAPLVTKPIPSSGERITVIGVGTARRYDVGESDDTRAPLREVLRELPRLGGTVVDTAPSYGAAETVVGDLVAELGNRDQLFIATKVGRGRSGAVAGIAEMQQSMQRLRTERIDLVQVHNLAGVDAMLPVLREWKRQGRIRYYGVTTSSARQHPQLIQLMQRETLDFIQVDYAIDNRAAADRILPLAADRGIAVLTNLPFGRGRVLRAFGTRPVPDWAAALGIASWPQFALKYVVSHPAVTCAIPGTARHRYLVDNLGAARAPLPDEAARKRMAALIDAT; encoded by the coding sequence ATGAACGATCGAATCAGCCGTCGACAGGCCATCGGCATCGTCTCGCGGGGCATCCTGACCCTGAGCGGCGTGCTCGCCGCCCGGCCGTCCCCGGTCGCCTCCGCCGCTCCAGCGGCCCCGCTCGTCACCAAACCCATTCCGTCCTCGGGAGAGCGGATCACAGTGATCGGCGTGGGGACGGCGCGCCGCTACGACGTCGGCGAGTCGGACGACACGCGGGCCCCGCTGCGCGAGGTCCTGCGCGAGCTTCCGCGACTCGGCGGAACGGTGGTCGACACGGCGCCCTCCTACGGGGCCGCCGAGACGGTCGTCGGCGACCTCGTCGCCGAGCTCGGGAACCGCGACCAGCTCTTCATCGCTACCAAGGTCGGCCGGGGACGCTCGGGGGCGGTAGCCGGGATCGCCGAGATGCAGCAATCGATGCAGCGGCTCCGGACCGAGCGGATCGACCTCGTGCAGGTCCACAACCTGGCCGGGGTGGACGCGATGTTGCCGGTGCTGCGCGAGTGGAAGCGGCAGGGCCGGATCCGCTACTACGGCGTCACGACCTCCTCGGCCCGTCAGCATCCGCAGCTGATCCAGCTCATGCAGCGGGAGACGCTCGACTTCATCCAGGTGGACTACGCCATCGACAACCGCGCCGCTGCCGACCGCATCCTGCCGCTGGCCGCCGACCGGGGAATCGCCGTGCTCACGAACCTGCCCTTCGGCCGCGGCCGGGTCCTGCGCGCGTTCGGGACCCGGCCCGTCCCCGACTGGGCGGCCGCGCTCGGCATCGCCAGCTGGCCCCAGTTCGCCCTGAAGTACGTCGTCTCGCACCCGGCGGTGACCTGCGCGATCCCGGGCACGGCCCGCCACCGCTACCTGGTGGACAATCTCGGGGCAGCCCGCGCGCCCCTGCCCGACGAGGCGGCGCGGAAGCGGATGGCGGCGTTGATCGACGCCACGTGA